A section of the Candidatus Thermoplasmatota archaeon genome encodes:
- a CDS encoding L-threonylcarbamoyladenylate synthase, giving the protein MVKIDLFKAIEALRQGGLVVYPTDTLYALGADIFNEDAVKKVFRVKKRPFDVPLPVAVSTVVDMEKIAFVDKRVRLLAEHFLPGQLTLVLNKKDVVPDVVTGGVDKIAVRLPDNRFALELLSVFGPLTVTSANIHGMETPNNIRDIQAQLKGVDVYLDHGVLEGLPSTIVDMTSVEPKFLREGKITKKEIYDVVRHG; this is encoded by the coding sequence ATGGTAAAAATTGATTTATTTAAAGCTATAGAGGCTTTGAGACAAGGTGGTCTTGTAGTTTATCCTACTGATACGTTGTATGCCTTGGGTGCCGATATCTTTAATGAGGATGCTGTGAAAAAGGTTTTCAGAGTAAAGAAACGGCCTTTTGATGTACCGTTGCCTGTTGCTGTTTCAACCGTTGTTGATATGGAGAAAATCGCTTTTGTTGACAAACGGGTTAGGCTTTTAGCAGAACATTTTTTACCAGGTCAGTTGACTCTGGTTTTGAATAAAAAGGATGTTGTCCCAGATGTTGTTACAGGCGGGGTTGATAAAATTGCTGTTAGACTGCCTGATAACAGGTTTGCTCTTGAGCTTTTATCTGTTTTTGGTCCTCTGACGGTTACTAGTGCGAATATCCATGGTATGGAAACACCGAATAATATAAGAGACATACAGGCTCAGCTAAAGGGTGTGGATGTTTACTTAGATCATGGTGTTTTAGAGGGGTTGCCATCTACTATTGTTGATATGACTTCTGTTGAACCAAAGTTTTTACGTGAAGGTAAAATAACAAAGAAAGAGATATACGATGTGGTTAGACATGGATGA
- a CDS encoding multiprotein bridging factor aMBF1 yields the protein MQCELCGKDYFECRLGVVDGVRMMLCPSCMKYGQGVKETAVKTPPVVQRSIGLIKKPREKDVYADMTKELVSGWNNLIKNAREKKGLSREELGFRIGERTVTIAKIENGDLRPSDSTIVKLEKELGITLLEEVKQVSTGASGSRHALTLGDFFKAKKK from the coding sequence ATGCAATGTGAGCTTTGCGGCAAGGATTATTTTGAATGCAGACTTGGTGTTGTTGATGGTGTTAGAATGATGCTTTGCCCTAGTTGTATGAAATATGGTCAGGGTGTTAAAGAAACTGCTGTTAAAACTCCTCCTGTTGTTCAGAGGAGTATCGGTTTAATTAAAAAACCTAGAGAGAAAGATGTGTACGCTGATATGACAAAAGAGCTGGTGTCTGGTTGGAATAATCTAATCAAAAACGCTAGGGAAAAAAAGGGTTTATCTCGCGAGGAGTTAGGTTTTCGTATAGGTGAGAGGACTGTTACAATCGCTAAAATTGAGAATGGTGATCTTCGCCCATCAGATAGCACCATTGTTAAACTGGAGAAGGAACTTGGTATCACTCTTCTTGAGGAGGTAAAACAGGTTAGCACTGGTGCTAGTGGTTCTCGTCATGCTCTTACCCTAGGTGATTTTTTTAAGGCAAAAAAGAAATAG